The following proteins come from a genomic window of Pichia kudriavzevii chromosome 1, complete sequence:
- a CDS encoding uncharacterized protein (PKUD0A11310; similar to Saccharomyces cerevisiae YDR126W (SWF1); ancestral locus Anc_8.286): MVFMSQWKSCLHSNTYTINSYDAMGMCSFYLLFIGICALLFIIVILLFGDLPNYRDTILNKLHHILVENFFKFITNKLQQFDNTYLNSSLTSQKGKLRLKWLFGWTVPILYLIIFTKCLKLFFDYTYTQIIKYEETLQSPTNWGLRYWFVIIPLIIINYVTFLLAVFSDPGVIGPKRECNFNTSQLQAEFPNDGILFPPEIVCSTCKIKKPPRSKHCSSCDRCVLMFDHHCIWLNNDVGYYTFRWFFLFLCSICIIFVYGGYLSFYSLQVYLKSGNIPENINKASTPKKYWRLIKQTTVGNEITGILLLLCLLLFPLIGYFLVETTWSIYLGVTTNEIGKWNYINELINHDLVYQFDPEDGSAKVYLILTERLPGGQGKFMALSDRSSFNSNIGGSLEPVKGWDDLKNIYDRGFWLNAKQKLFPTSF; encoded by the coding sequence ATGGTTTTCATGAGTCAATGGAAGAGCTGTCTCCATTCAAACACATACACAATAAACTCCTACGATGCTATGGGAATGTGTTCCTTTTACCTATTATTTATAGGCATATGTGCATTGCTATTTATTATAGTTATACTTTTGTTTGGAGATCTACCAAATTATAGAGATACTATACTAAATAAGCTCCACCATATTTTGGTTgagaatttcttcaaattcataACCAATAAATTGCAACAGTTTGATAATACATATCTAAATTCGAGTTTAACATCCCAAAAAGGTAAGCTTCGTCTAAAGTGGTTATTTGGATGGACAGTACCAATATTAtatttgattatttttaCCAAATGTCTgaagttattttttgacTACACCTACACTCAGATCATCAAATATGAGGAAACACTGCAATCTCCAACTAATTGGGGACTGAGATATTGGTTTGTTATTATTCCATTAATCATAATTAACTACGTCACATTTTTACTAGCAGTTTTTTCAGACCCAGGTGTTATTGGTCCAAAGAGGGAATGCAATTTTAATACTTCACAACTACAGGCTGAGTTCCCCAACGATGGGATTCTCTTTCCACCAGAGATCGTATGTTCAACttgcaaaatcaaaaaacCACCAAGAAGTAAACACTGCTCTAGCTGTGATAGATGCGTATTGATGTTTGATCATCACTGTATATGGCTTAATAATGATGTTGGATACTATACTTTCCGCTGgtttttcctctttttgTGTTCGATCTGcatcatttttgtttatgGTGGCTATTTATCTTTCTACAGTCTACAAGTATACCTAAAGTCAGGAAACATACcggaaaatatcaataaagCCTCCACgccaaaaaaatattggagGTTGATAAAGCAAACTACTGTTGGCAATGAAATTACAGGTATATTGTTACTTCTTTGTTTACTTTTATTTCCCTtaattggatattttctAGTCGAAACGACATGGTCAATATACCTGGGAGTAACCACCAATGAAATAGGAAAATGGAATTATATTAATGAGCTAATAAACCATGATCTCGTTTACCAATTTGATCCTGAAGATGGATCAGCAAAAGTGTACTTGATACTAACAGAGAGGTTACCCGGAGGACAAGGGAAATTTATGGCTTTATCCGATAGATCTTCATTCAATAGTAACATCGGTGGTAGCCTAGAACCTGTTAAAGGATGGGACGACTTGAAAAACATATACGATAGAGGATTTTGGCTCAATGCTAAACAAAAATTATTTCCTACTTCTTTTTAA
- a CDS encoding uncharacterized protein (PKUD0A11320; similar to Saccharomyces cerevisiae YER031C (YPT31) and YGL210W (YPT32); ancestral locus Anc_3.521), producing MRELYIKNGQGFILVYSVADKKSLEELLTIREQITRIKGTSNVPMVLVGNKCDLTEERELEPEDGIEVSKQWNKVPFYETSAMYRMNVDDAFVDVVRQIIRKEVMQQQNSEQEEQNEKITDFQQPLQTQRSQQLLTKDRSFTPQAPQNNNPTQPKPQTEAIPKSQQAPQKSATTDSGSDGCCIIS from the coding sequence ATGAGAGAGTTGTATATTAAGAACGGCCAAGGCTTCATCTTGGTATATTCTGTGGCTGATAAGAAATCATTAGAAGAGTTATTGACCATTAGAGAACAGATCACGCGTATCAAGGGTACAAGTAACGTGCCAATGGTCTTAGTTGGTAACAAGTGTGACTTAActgaagaaagagaattgGAACCGGAAGATGGTATTGAAGTGTCCAAGCAATGGAACAAGGTACCATTTTACGAGACCAGTGCAATGTATAGGATGAACGTCGACGACGCATTCGTTGACGTTGTGAGACAGATCATCAGAAAGGAAGTCATGCAGCAACAAAATTCTGAACAGGAAGAACAAAATGAGAAGATTACTGATTTTCAACAACCCCTGCAAACTCAGCGGTCTCAACAACTCTTGACTAAAGACCGTTCGTTTACACCACAAGCTCCTCAAAATAATAATCCTACACAACCTAAACCACAAACAGAAGCAATCCCTAAAAGTCAACAAGCTCCGCAGAAATCAGCAACTACAGACAGCGGCAGTGATGGTTGCTGTATTATCTCATAG
- a CDS encoding uncharacterized protein (PKUD0A11330; similar to Saccharomyces cerevisiae YEL031W (SPF1); ancestral locus Anc_1.476) has translation MADGTQFVDSDTVEHTQLLVPKSNLSRPYVWPFLIIYPCYNYLYSNHYDEYFVGREWTFIYTLAIVSVHALIWLLPKWNLDLQVKFQYNKVKDLQLATHILMKAKPSCGLSEICKIETIPGQVSFKYQKRKFLYSSKTKKFSPPKFFVDDESLTIKEIKSIRGLPSDKVPALKKHYGPNTFDIPVPTFMELFYEHMLAPFFVFQLFSISLWLMDEMWYLSIFSLIMLFSFEATTVYQRKATMTEFQSMGIKPYNIWVYRDGKWSEIQTDELLPGDVVSVVRTPHEDLSIPCDMILLQGSCIVNEAMLSGESTPLLKESIESRENDSKFQPDGQDKNSLLHGGTSCLQVTAPEKPIIPLAPDNGTLAVVSKTGFETTQGSLVRVMIFSSERMSVANKEAFFFILFLLVFAIVAARYVWIEGTKMGRKQSKLILDCIIVLTSVVPPELPMELTMAVNQSLSALAKHYIFCTEPFRIPVAGRIDVCCFDKTGTLTAEDLFFEGLAGFGSKDRNVLLKCESPDVPEITIDLLGSVHALVRLDDGEVVGDPMEKETVKVSGWKLDDSKKNLMIHTKSNKKIEILKRFQFSSALKRSSVISKIGDKILVGTKGAPETIADRLSNVPADYESTFKHYTRNGSRVLALAYKYLKNGKSLENLERKDVEKDLTFAGFIVFHCPMKDDAVETIQMLNHSSHRCVMITGDNPLTACHVASKVGIITKDVLILDKPEKNHSGDNSLEWRNVDETRVIPVNKDITFDMKFLKENDLCITGYALNELMNHPQISTLIRYSWVYSRVSPSQKEFILNTYKNLGYNTLMCGDGTNDVGALKASNVGIALLNGTEESLKQMQENKKIENFKRLYQKQCDLMAKWNQPPPKIPVQIAHLYPPGPLNPHYLKALEQHGTEITDEVKKLVEEANKDAVLPVQNENAQNALAGNLLSQLQESQQEDEAPVLKLGDASVAAPFTSKLASVTTVVNVIRQGRCALVSTIQMYKILALNCLISAYSLSVLYLAGIKFGDAQATVSGILLSVCFMSISRGKAIEKLSRERPQPGIFNIYIMGSILGQFAIHLAALIYITKEIYILEPREPQVDLDKTFEPSLLNTAMFLLQLSQQISTFTVNYIGRPFRESIHENKGMYYGILSVAALCIAGSTEFMPELNEAMQFVPMEALFKIKLTVTMLLDFFLAWAIELILKHFFMDFKAADIADREYDNDVDNHVEIELTSEEKKIQ, from the coding sequence ATGGCTGATGGTACTCAATTTGTTGACAGCGATACGGTGGAACACACTCAGTTGCTGGTTCCGAAGTCTAACCTTTCAAGGCCATATGTTTGGCCTTTTCTTATAATCTACCCATGCTATAATTATCTCTATTCGAATCACTACGATGAATATTTTGTTGGTAGAGAGTGGACTTTCATTTACACGCTTGCAATTGTCTCCGTTCATGCCCTAATTTGGCTTCTACCAAAGTGGAATTTGGACTTACAAGTAAAGTTTCAATACAACAAGGTCAAAGATTTGCAATTAGCCACTCATATTTTGATGAAGGCAAAACCTTCTTGTGGTTTAAGCGAAATTTGTAAGATTGAAACTATTCCTGGTCAAGTCTCTTTTAAATATCAGAAGAGAAAGTTCTTGTACAGctcaaaaacaaaaaaattttccCCTCCAAAGTTCTTTGTGGATGACGAGTCCTTAACAATTAAAGAGATCAAATCAATTAGAGGTCTACCATCTGATAAAGTTCCAgctttgaagaaacattATGGTCCCAACACTTTTGATATTCCTGTTCCAACTTTCATGGAACTATTCTATGAACACATGCTTGCTCCTTTCTTTGTCTTTCAATTATTCTCTATTTCTTTGTGGCTAATGGACGAAATGTGGTACTTATCTATCTTCTCCTTGATTatgttgttttcctttgaagCAACTACAGTGTATCAAAGAAAGGCTACTATGACTGAATTCCAAAGCATGGGCATTAAACCTTATAATATCTGGGTCTACAGAGACGGTAAATGGTCTGAGATTCAAACCGATGAGTTATTACCTGGCGATGTTGTATCCGTTGTTAGGACACCACATGAAGACTTATCGATTCCATGTGATATGATCCTTCTTCAAGGTTCTTGTATTGTTAATGAGGCGATGTTGTCGGGTGAATCCACACCATTATTAAAGGAAAGTATTGAGTCGAGAGAGAATGATTCCAAGTTCCAACCAGATGGTCAAGACAAAAACTCATTATTACATGGTGGTACATCGTGTCTCCAAGTTACTGCTCCTGAAAAGCCAATTATTCCGTTAGCCCCAGATAATGGTACTTTAGCTGTTGTTTCCAAGACTGGTTTCGAAACCACTCAAGGTTCTTTGGTCAGGGTGATGATTTTCTCATCGGAAAGGATGTCTGTAGCAAATAAAGAAgcctttttctttattttgtttttattgGTGTTTGCCATTGTTGCAGCGAGATATGTTTGGATCGAAGGTACTAAAATGGGTAGAAAGCAGTCAAAATTGATTCTTGACTGCATCATTGTTTTGACTTCAGTTGTTCCTCCTGAATTGCCTATGGAATTAACCATGGCTGTTAACCAATCTCTATCTGCCTTAGCAAAGCATTACATCTTCTGTACCGAACCATTCAGGATTCCTGTTGCAGGTAGAATTGATGTTTGCTGTTTTGATAAGACAGGTACCTTGACAGCAGAAGATTTGTTCTTTGAGGGCTTAGCCGGCTTTGGCTCAAAAGACCGGAATGTTTTGCTGAAGTGTGAATCACCTGATGTGCCTGAAATTACGATCGACTTACTTGGTTCAGTCCATGCTTTGGTAAGATTAGATGATGGCGAAGTTGTGGGTGATCCTatggaaaaggaaactgTTAAAGTTTCTGGCTGGAAATTAGATGATAGTAAGAAGAACTTAATGATTCACACTAAAAGTAACAAGAAGATTGAAATTCTGAAAAGATTCCAATTTTCTTCAGCGTTAAAAAGATCATCTGTTATTTCCAAGATAGGAGATAAGATTTTAGTTGGTACTAAAGGTGCACCGGAAACTATTGCTGATAGACTATCCAATGTCCCTGCAGACTATGAATCAACATTCAAGCACTATACCAGAAACGGTTCTAGAGTTTTAGCTTTGGCATACAAGTATCTTAAAAACGGGAAAAGCTTGGAAAACTTGGAGAGaaaagatgttgaaaaggATCTCACTTTTGCAGGATTCATAGTATTTCACTGTCCAATGAAAGATGATGCTGTTGAAACAATTCAAATGTTAAACCATTCTTCTCATAGATGTGTTATGATAACAGGTGATAACCCGCTAACTGCTTGTCATGTTGCGTCCAAGGTCGGAATAATTACCAAAGACGTCttgattttggataaaCCTGAAAAAAACCATTCGGGCGATAACTCTCTTGAGTGGAGAAACGTGGATGAGACAAGAGTCATCCCAGTCAACAAAGACATCACGTTTGATATGAAATTCTTAAAGGAAAACGATTTATGTATTACAGGTTATGCACTGAATGAGCTGATGAATCACCCACAGATCTCTACTTTGATAAGATATTCTTGGGTTTATTCAAGAGTTTCTCCTTCCCAGAAGGAGTTTATTTTGAACACTTACAAAAACCTAGGTTATAATACTTTGATGTGTGGTGATGGTACCAATGATGTTGGTGCATTAAAGGCTTCCAATGTTGGTATTGCTTTGTTAAATGGTACCGAGGAATCCCTAAAGCAAATgcaagaaaataaaaagattgaaaatttcaagagGCTTTACCAAAAGCAATGCGATTTAATGGCTAAGTGGAATCAGCCACCTCCAAAAATCCCTGTTCAAATTGCCCACTTGTATCCTCCTGGACCTTTAAATCCACACTATTTGAAAGCGCTAGAACAACATGGTACGGAAATAACTGATGAAGTTAAGAAGCTTGTGGAAGAGGCTAACAAAGATGCCGTCCTACCTGtccaaaatgaaaatgcacAAAACGCTCTTGCTGGAAATCTACTCTCGCAGTTACAAGAATCTCaacaagaagatgaagCTCCTGTGTTGAAATTGGGTGATGCTTCTGTTGCTGCACCATTTACCTCGAAGTTGGCAAGTGTTACAACCGTTGTTAATGTTATCAGACAGGGTAGATGTGCTTTGGTTTCCACTATTCAGATGTACAAGATCTTAGCGTTGAACTGTTTGATTTCAGCTTATTCTTTGTCGGTCCTATACTTAGCTGGGATCAAATTTGGTGATGCACAAGCAACGGTCTCGGGTATTCTATTATCAGTTTGTTTCATGTCAATTTCTAGAGGtaaagcaattgaaaagcTATCTAGGGAAAGACCCCAACCTGGTATTTTTAACATCTACATTATGGGCTCTATTTTAGGGCAGTTTGCTATTCATTTGGCTGCGCTAATCTATATCACGAAAGAAATTTACATTTTGGAACCACGTGAACCTCAAGTTGATTTGGACAAGACTTTTGAACCATCTCTGTTGAATACTGCCATGTTCTTACTTCAGCTTTCTCAACAAATTAGTACTTTTACCGTTAACTACATTGGCAGACCATTTAGAGAATCTATTCATGAAAACAAGGGTATGTATTATGGTATCTTGAGCGTTGCTGCATTATGTATCGCTGGATCGACAGAGTTCATGCCAGAACTAAACGAAGCCATGCAATTTGTTCCAATGGAGGCATTATTCAAGATTAAATTGACTGTGACCATGTtacttgattttttcttggcATGGGCAATTGAGCTGATTTTGAAGCACTTCTTCATGGATTTCAAGGCAGCGGATATTGCTGATAGAGAATACGACAATGATGTTGACAATCATGTTGAAATCGAACTTACatcagaagaaaagaaaatacaataG
- a CDS encoding uncharacterized protein (PKUD0A11340; similar to Saccharomyces cerevisiae YPR160W (GPH1); ancestral locus Anc_3.510), with amino-acid sequence MDFSPAMSKRHRRTMTGFTPTQIKNIDAAIPVKCRNIWASHATKPFETSDELISRFINHVETTLARSMYNCDDLAAYQALSATLRDKLILKWNKTQQLYTIKETKRLYYLSLEFLMGRALDNAMINLDTKDLCNKSVDELGFNLEDIIQVEPDAGLGNGGLGRLAACFVDSLSTGNYPGWGYGLRYNYGIFAQRIINGYQVESPDYWLKFGNPWEIPRLEIQIPVDFYGSVSTYTDEKTGKTRKQWSGSERVLAVAYDFPVPGYKTENVNNLRMWSAQPTREFDFQKFNEGDYDDSVAQQQRAEAITAVLYPNDNFYQGKELRLKQQYFWVAASLHDIVRRFLKTEKPWKEFSNFVAIQLNDTHPTLAIVELQRILVDIEGLEWGAAWDIVTNTFGYTNHTVMQEALEKWPVDLLGNLLPRHLEIIYDINLFFLQQVEKKFPNDRDLLRRVSIVEETIPKNIRMSYLAIIGSHKVNGVAELHSELIKATIFKDFVKIYGTSKFTNVTNGVTFRRWLKQANPGLSSLIVKKLGSDEFLKTPVLLKKLESFVNDQEFLKEWADVKLKNKVRLAKLIKSLTNIDVNPDTLFDVQVKRIHEYKRQQMNIFGIIWRYLRIKATPVEERESKWLPKVCIIGGKAAPGYYAAKKIIKLINSVGDVVNNDPEIGDLLKVVFIPDYNVSKAEIICPGSDISEHISTAGTEASGTSNMKFVLNGGLIIGTVDGANVEITREIGENNIFLFGNLSEDVEDLRYDHQLGRIDIPEALNLVFTELQKGTFGDYNEYIELVDSIRLHGDYYLVSDDFESYLQVQSTIDEEFANKDEWTKKSVLSVANMGFFSSDRCIEEYADNIWNIEPVTN; translated from the coding sequence ATGGACTTCTCACCAGCAATGTCTAAGAGACATAGACGTACAATGACTGGGTTTACCCCCActcaaattaaaaatatcGATGCTGCCATCCCTGTTAAATGTAGAAATATTTGGGCTAGTCATGCAACCAAGCCTTTTGAGACCAGCGATGagttgatttcaagattcATCAATCATGTTGAGACTACACTTGCCAGATCCATGTACAATTGTGATGATTTGGCGGCTTACCAAGCTCTATCGGCCACATTGAGGGACAAGCTAATTTTGAAGTGGAATAAGACCCAACAGTTATACACAATCAAAGAGACAAAACGTTTATACTACCTATCATTAGAGTTTTTGATGGGTAGAGCTTTAGATAATGCCATGATCAACTTGGATACCAAGGATCTATGTAATAAATCAGTTGACGAATTGGGGTTCAACTTGGAAGATATCATCCAAGTTGAGCCCGATGCTGGTTTGGGTAATGGTGGATTGGGTAGATTGGCCGCATGTTTTGTCGATTCCTTGTCCACAGGTAACTATCCTGGCTGGGGTTATGGTTTAAGATACAACTATGGTATTTTCGCCCAAAGAATCATCAATGGTTACCAAGTTGAATCTCCGGATTATTGGCTCAAATTTGGTAATCCTTGGGAGATCCCAAGACTGGAAATTCAGATTCCTGTGGATTTCTATGGTTCTGTTTCCACATACACCGATGAGAAAACTGGCAAGACAAGGAAGCAATGGTCTGGTTCCGAGAGAGTTTTGGCTGTTGCGTACGACTTTCCTGTTCCAGGTTATAAGACCGAGAATGTCAACAATTTAAGAATGTGGTCTGCACAACCAACTAGAgagtttgatttccaaaagttCAACGAAGGTGATTATGATGATTCTGTGGCTCAGCAACAACGAGCAGAAGCAATCACGGCTGTCTTGTATCCAAATGATAATTTTTATCAAGGTAAAGAATTAAGAttaaaacaacaatactTTTGGGTTGCAGCAAGTTTACATGATATTGTTAGAAGATTTCTGAAAACTGAGAAGCCATGGAAGgaattttctaattttgtGGCTATTCAACTCAATGATACACATCCAACTCTGGCTATTGTTGAGTTACAAAGAATTCTGgttgatattgaaggtTTAGAATGGGGCGCTGCATGGGACATTGTTACTAATACTTTTGGTTACACTAATCACACCGTTATGCAAGAAGCTTTGGAAAAATGGCCAGTTGATTTGTTGGGCAACTTACTACCAAGACACTTGGAGATTATCTATGATATCaatttattctttttgcaacaagttgagaaaaaattCCCTAATGACAGGGATCTATTGAGACGTGTGTCGATAGTGGAAGAGACAATTCCTAAGAACATCAGAATGTCTTATTTGGCTATTATAGGTTCTCACAAAGTCAACGGTGTTGCTGAATTACACTCTGAATTAATCAAGGCTACGATTTTTAAGGACTTTGTCAAAATCTATGGAACTAGTAAATTCACTAATGTTACCAATGGTGTCACCTTTAGAAGGTGGTTAAAGCAGGCAAACCCGGGTTTATCTTCATTGATCGTTAAGAAATTGGGATCAGATGAGTTTTTAAAGACACCAgtgttattgaagaaattagaATCTTTTGTTAACGATCAagagtttttgaaagagtGGGCTGATgttaaattgaaaaacaaagtcaGATTGGCAAAATTGATCAAGTCATTAACCAACATAGATGTCAATCCTGATACTCTATTTGATGTTCAAGTCAAGCGTATCCATGAATACAAGCGTCAACAAATGAACATCTTTGGAATTATTTGGAGATACTTGCGCATTAAAGCTACTCCTGTTGAGGAAAGAGAATCCAAATGGTTACCTAAAGTCTGCATCATTGGTGGTAAGGCAGCCCCTGGTTATTATGCTgctaaaaaaattataaagCTAATCAACTCAGTGGGAGATGTTGTGAACAACGATCCTGAAATTGGTGATTTGTTAAAAGTTGTATTCATTCCTGACTACAATGTTTCAAAAGCTGAGATCATTTGCCCAGGTTCGGATATTTCTGAGCATATTTCAACAGCCGGTACAGAAGCATCTGGTACTTCCAACATGAAGTTTGTCCTTAACGGTGGTTTGATCATTGGTACAGTAGATGGTGCAAACGTTGAAATTACTAGAGAAATTGGAGAGAATAACATTTTCTTATTTGGTAATTTATCTGAAGACGTGGAAGACTTACGTTATGATCACCAACTAGGCAGAATCGATATTCCAGAGGCTCTCAATCTCGTCTTTACTGAACTTCAAAAGGGTACTTTCGGTGACTATAACGAGTACATTGAATTAGTAGATTCTATTAGGCTACACGGTGATTATTATTTGGTTTcagatgattttgaaagttaCCTTCAAGTACAGAGCaccattgatgaagagtttgCAAACAAAGACGAATGGACTAAAAAATCAGTCTTGTCTGTCGCCAACATGGGATTCTTCTCCTCGGATAGATGTATTGAAGAGTACGCCGATAACATCTGGAATATCGAGCCAGTCACGAACTAG
- a CDS encoding uncharacterized protein (PKUD0A11350; similar to Saccharomyces cerevisiae YDL103C (QRI1); ancestral locus Anc_2.348), with protein MVENFEEIKSKFVNAGQEHVFKYWDTLTNDEQCKFLQQLSKIDDPSLFMRDVTDAILYSSSVSGSKEYTQLPASSFQSTISCEREQLAKWENQGLQLIKEGKVGIILMAGGQGTRLGSSAPKGCYDVGLPSRKSLFQIQIERMRRLETLAGGDLILYIMTSGPTRQTTEEFFAKNGYFGWNKEKIVFFNQGTLPAVDLTGEKLLIGEDRCSLVESPDGNGGLYKAIHDNGIIEDMMNKGIEHVHMYCVDNILVKVGDPIFIGYSTSNQFDVATKVVRKNEASEKVGLIVLDKSANKPCVIEYSEISKDLSEAKDDTDSSLLKLRAANIVNHYYNVQFLAKMIPQWIKSRNFLPYHIAKKKIPCIDIETDEFVRPVDNNGIKLEQFIFDVFPSVDLAKFGCLEVPREDEFSPLKNAPGSGRDCPETCKLDSLKRSTLWVLNNGGRLSSPEALVEVSPLASYAGEGLADVDGKVYKNDFILN; from the coding sequence ATGGTGGAGAATTTTGAGGAAATCAAGTCCAAATTTGTCAATGCAGGACAGGaacatgttttcaaatactgGGATACATTGACCAACGATGAGCAGTGTAAGTTTTTACAGCAACTTTCGAAAATTGACGATCCATCTCTTTTTATGAGGGATGTTACAGATGCCATTTTGTATTCATCGTCTGTCTCTGGATCGAAGGAATATACACAGCTTCCAGCATCGTCCTTTCAGTCTACCATCTCTTGTGAAAGGGAGCAATTGGCCAAATGGGAAAATCAAGGTTTACAACTAATCAAAGAGGGTAAAGTGGGAATTATACTTATGGCTGGTGGTCAAGGCACAAGATTAGGATCATCTGCTCCAAAGGGATGCTATGATGTTGGTCTTCCGTCTCGTAAATCACTTTTTCAGAtccaaattgaaagaatgaGAAGGCTGGAAACATTAGCAGGAGGTGATCTTATCCTCTATATTATGACATCCGGGCCAACTCGCCAGACTACAGAAGAATTTTTTGCTAAAAATGGTTATTTTGGTTGgaacaaggagaaaatagtatttttcaatcaagGAACTCTACCAGCTGTTGATTTAACTGGtgaaaaattgttgattggGGAAGATAGATGCTCTTTAGTAGAAAGTCCTGATGGAAATGGTGGTTTATATAAAGCAATACATGATAATGGCATAATAGAGGATATGATGAATAAGGGAATAGAACATGTTCATATGTACTGTGTTGACAATATTCTAGTTAAAGTTGGCGACCCTATATTTATTGGATACTCAACATccaatcaatttgatgtAGCGACTAAAGTTGTTAGAAAAAACGAAGCCAGTGAGAAAGTCGGCTTGATTGTTCTCGATAAGAGTGCTAATAAACCCTGTGTCATTGAGTACagtgaaatttcaaaagatttaaGTGAAGCAAAAGATGATACCGATTCTTCCTTGTTGAAGTTAAGGGCTGCCAATATTGTCAACCATTATTACAATGTCCAATTTCTTGCTAAAATGATCCCTCAGTGGATCAAATCTAGAAACTTTCTGCCATATCATATTGCGAAAAAGAAGATTCCATGCATTGATATCGAAACTGATGAATTTGTTAGACCTGTCGATAACAACGGTATTAAACTGGAGcagtttatttttgatgttttccCCAGCGTCGACTTGGCCAAGTTTGGTTGTTTGGAAGTTCCACGGGAGGACGAATTCAGCCCTTTGAAGAATGCACCTGGCTCTGGCAGAGATTGTCCGGAAACCTGTAAATTGGATTCTCTGAAAAGAAGTACCTTGTGGGTCCTTAATAATGGCGGTCGTCTTAGCTCTCCAGAAGCCCTTGTTGAAGTCAGCCCCTTGGCTAGTTATGCTGGCGAAGGCCTAGCTGATGTTGACGGTAAAGTGTATAAAAACGACTTCATCTTGAACTGA